GCGCGAGGCCTCGCTCAGCTCGGTGGTGGAGATGCCATCGCGGAAGCCCCGCACCCGGTTGTTCATCACCACGTGGCCGGGGCCGTTGACCAGGATGCCCTCGCCGCGGTTGTTGCCGTTGGTGCCGTAGGCGGCCTCATTCCAGGCCGTCGTGCCGACCACGGTGTTGTCGGCGATGTAGCAGTCCTCCGACGGACTGAGCATCACGATGCCGTTGCCGTCGTTGACGCTGGCCTGGGCGTTGACGGTGTTGCCGACCACGGCGATGCCCAGCGACTGGTTGATGCGGATGCGGCCGTTGACGGTGAGCCCGCGCAGCTGCAGGTGCTGGCGGCCGATCAGGGTGAGGTCACCGCTGATGACCACGCTGCCCGCGGCAGCGCCGGCGGCGGCGCGGATCACCAGCGGCCGGGCGGCGGTGCCGTCCTTCTCCACCGAGGGCGAGGCGTAGGTGCCCGCGCCCAGCTCCAGGATGTCGCCGGGCTGCGCACCAGCCATCACGCTGTTGAAGGTGGCCGGCGTGACGGCCTTGATCGTGCCGCCGGCCAGCGGCTGGGGCACCGCCCGGGTGGCCACGGTGACGCTACGAGTTGCCGAGCCGCCATCAGGATCCACGAGGCTGAGTTCGACCTCGTAGCTCGTGCCGGGTTGCAGGTCGAACACGCTGCCGGAGTGGCGCGTGGCCCAGCTGAAGCCCCCTGCGCTGCCGGCGGCCACACGGCGCAGCGGCGCGCCGGTGGACCAGCTGCTGCTGCCCACCGGGCGGTGGCGCACGTTGACCACCGCGTTGGCGTTGGCGTCGCCGGTGAAGGCCCACTCCACCGTCAGGTTCTGCAGCGTCGGGTTGGGCGTGGTGACCGCACCGGCGACCGACGTATCGGCCGGGTCGGACGAGGGCGGCGGCGGGGGCGTGGGGGACGGGCCCGGGGATGGACCTGGGGATGGGGATGGACCTGGGGATGGGGCGGGACCTGGGGATGGTGTCGGCGAGGGGCTCGGCGTGGGCGCGGGATCGGCCGGCGCATCGGCCGATCCCCCACCGCCGCCACAGGCCGCCAGCGTGACCAGCACAGCCGCCTGGGTAGCGATGAAGAGCCCGCGCAACGCCTGCAGGCGGGGCGAGGGGGGTGGCGGTGGCGTCATGGGGCAGCCCATGTGCAGGTCCTCAGATCCGCGGCCCGTAGACCGGCAGCGCCGTGCCGTACTCGTAGGCGCCGGCATCGGGCTTGGTGCCGGTGAAGCCGTCGTTGATGCCCGGCAGCACCTGGCCGACGTCGGTGGCGCCGCCGCCGGCACGCAGGCGCAGGTCGGGCGCGGTGAACTGCGTCATCGCCGCGGCGGGGAAGGCGACGGTGGCGGCAAAGGCCGTCAGCCCCACCTGCACCGCGTTCTTCTCGGTGGTCTTGGCGCGCAGGTCGGCCAGGGTCGAGGTGCGCAGGCTGCCTACCTGGGCGTTGAAGGTGCCGAGCGTGGAGCCGAGCGCGTCGTAGTCGATCGACGAGGAGGCGGTGTCCAGGTAGTACTGGTCGATCACCCGGCCGCTGCCCGAGGAGTAGCCGCCCCAGGTGCCGCCCGGCCCGCCGATGAAAAGGTTGTTGCGCGACAAGAGGTTGTAGATGGGTACGCCCGGGTAGGCGCCGAAGGCATCGCCGTTCTTGACGATGGTGTTGTGCAGCAGCACGTCGCCGTAGCTGGTGCGGTAGAGCTTGAAGCCCACGTGCGCCACGTTGTAGGCCACGTTGCGGATGAACCAGGTCGGCCCGCCCAGCCCCGGCTGCGAGGACATCGCGATGAAGGTGTTGGTCAGCCGGTTGCGCATGATGCGGCAGTTGTGGTGGCAGAAGTCCGCCTCGATCGCGTCGTCGGCCGTCTCGCTGATGTCGTTGTTCAGCACGTCGATGCTGTACTGCTTGACCGCCTCCGTGCCCTCCAAAAAGGAGATGCCGTCGCGGAAGCCCTTGACGCGGTTGTTCATGATCACGTGGCCCGGACCGCTCACCAGGATGCCCTCGCCCCAGTTGTCGCCGTTCACGCCGAGCGAGCTGTTGGCCCAGACCGTCGTGCCGTTGACGGTGTTGTCGGCGATGTAGGCATTCTCGGAGGCGTTCCAGGTGACGATGCCATCGCCGTCGCCCACGCTGCGCTGCGCATTGACGGTGTTGCCGACGATCGCCACCCCCAGCGAGGAATTGAAGCGGATGCGCCCGTTCACCGTCAGCCCGCGGATCTGCACGTACTTGCGGCTGATCAGCGAGAGCTCGCCGTTGACGATCACGCTGCCCTTGGCCAGGCCGGTCTTGGGCCGCACGACGATCGGCTTGGCCTCGGTACCGTCCTTGGTCAGCGAGAAGGCGGCGTAGCTGCCGGCAGCCAGCTCGATGATGTCGCCCGGCACGGCCGCGGCCAGCACCGTCTTGTAGTTGGCCGTGGTGGCGGCCTTGATCGGCGCGCCCGCCATCGGCTGCGGCACGGCACGGGTGGCCACCGTGACGGTGCGGGTGGTGGAGCCGCCGTCGGCATCGACCAGCGCCAACTCCAGGTCATAGCTGGTGCCGGGCTGCAGGTCGAACACGCTGCCCGAGTGGCGCGTGGCCCAGCTGAAACCCGAGGTGCTGGCTGCCTGGATGCGCCGCAGCGGCGCACCGACCGTCCAGGCGGTGGTACCGGTCTTCCGGTAGCGCACGTTCACGACAGCGCTCTTGTTGGCGTCGCCGGTGAAGGCCCACTCGACGGTGAGGTTCTGCAGCGTCGGATTGGGCAGGGTGATGGTGCCGGGCACCGAGACGTAGGCCGGGTCGACCGCCAGGGCGCTCATCGTGCCGCCGGTGTCAGCCGAGGTGGCGGTGGAACCGGTGGTGTCGGCGGCCACGGTGAGCTGGGCGGTGTCCGATTCCGCCGCAGCGGCGTCGCGGCCGCTGCCGTAGTCCTCGGCAGTGGCGCGGCTGTCATCGGCCGGTGCGTTGGCGGTGGTCGCGGTGGTCGGCGCATCGGCCTCGGCCGTGGAGTCCGTGCCCCCACCGCAGGCAGCCAGCGAGGCCAGCGCCCCCACCAGGGCCAGTTGGAGGAGCCCCAGGCGAGGGCGGGTGGAAGAAGCAAGGGCGATCGGATGCATGGGGTACTGCCTCGGGTTGCGGTCGATGGGGCCATTGTTCGCAGCCGTTCGCCGCGTACGGGTATCGAGCTGCAAGGTGACATCCCCTTACGTCCCTGCACCCAGGCCCGACCGAACCCAACGGCGGGGAGCCCGCTCCGTGCGCTGCTGCACACTCTTTGCCCGCACGGTGGCCCGTGCTGCGCCACGGCATCGCCAACCGGACCGCCAGGCACCCGGGTGACAGCCGGCCGGTGGGCGGTTGCGTTACAACTGGTCCCACGCTCCGGCAACATGCCGATGCAATCGCCAGCACCGCCGAAACATCCGACACACCCTCCGCAGCCCATGACCGCAGCCCTGTTCTCGCCCTTCCACAGCACCCACCTGGACCTGCCGCACCGTGTGGTGATGGCACCGCTCACCCGCAACCGCGCGCCCGGCCAGGTGCCGAACGAGGCGATGGTCGAGTACTACCGCCAGCGCGCCAACCCGGACAGCGGCGCAGCGCTGATCGTCAGCGAGGGCACGCCGATCAGCCCGCTGGCGCATGGCTACCTCGACACCCCGGGGATCTACACGCCCGAGCAGGTGGCCGGCTGGCGCCGCGTCACCGATGCGGTGCACGCCGAGGGCGGCAAGATCGTGACGCAGATCTGGCACGTGGGCCGCATCTCCCACAGCTCGCTGCTGCCCGGCGGCGCCCAGCCGGTGTCCGCCACCGCCCGGGCGGCCCAGAGCAAGACCTACATCGCCGGCGGCTTTGCCGACGTGTCCGCGCCGCGCGCGCTGCGCACCGAAGAGATCGCCGGCATCGTGGCCGACTACGCCCACGCGGCGCGCTGCGCGGTGGAGGCCGGCTTCGACGGTGTCGAGATCCACGGCGCCAACGGCTACCTGGTCGAGCAGTTCCTGCGCGACCGCATCAACGACCGCACCGACGCCTACGGTGGCGCGATCGCCAACCGGGTGCGCTTCCTGGCCGAGGTGATGCAGGCGGTGGTGGGGGCCATCGGCGCCGCGCGCACCGCGATCCGCCTCAGCCCGGTGACCCCCGCCAACGACGCCGCGCTGGACAGCGACCCGCAGGCGCTGTTCAACGCGGTGGGCGACATGCTCGGCGAGCTGGGCCTGCTGTATGTGCACGTCGTCGAGGGCCAGACCGGCGGCGCGCGCGACTACGCCCCCTTCGACTACGCCGCGCTGCGCCAGCGCTGCCGCAGCACCTGGATGGTCAACAACGGCTATGACCTGGCGATGGCCGAGGCGGCGGTGGCCGAGGGCCGCGCCGACCTGGTCGCCTTCGGCAAGGCCTTCATCGCCAACCCCGATCTGACGCTGCGCCTGCGCCAGGGCGCCCCGCTGAACAACGTGAACAGCGACACCCTCTACGGCGGCGGCACGGCCGGCTACCTGGACTACCCACGCTGGCAGCCGGCGGCCTGATTTGTATCCAGCCCGTTGTTCGTGACCCAACGCACGTCCGGGGGATGCAAGCAGGCGTGACAGGTATTACAGTGCGGTTCCGTCGCTGAACGGCCCATAGCGGGCCCGGACCTTGCTTTGAGCCCTCGCCTGACCACCCCTCCCTCGCTTGCCGCCCGTCATCGCCGCCTGCCCTGGCTGGCTCAGCTGACGTTGGCGCTGGTCACGTGGGCCGGGCCGGGCTGGGCGGCGCCCGCCGACGAGGCCTCGGCGGCCCCACCGCCCGCAGCGAACCGCCTGCTCGACGCGCCGGACCCCGAGCCGGTGGTCGAGCCCATCCGCAGCGGCGGCCCGAACAAGCCCTACGCCGTGGGCGACCAGATCTACGTGCCCGACACCGAGGACCGTGCTGACCGTCAGGTCGGCCTGGCCTCCTGGTATGCCCACAAGTTCCACGGCCGGCGCACCGCCAGCGGCGAGGTTTACAACCTCTGGGGCATGACGGCCGCGCACGTCACCCTGCCGATCCCGAGCTACGCCCGCATCCGCAACCCGAAGAACGGCCGCACGGTGATCGTGCGCATCAACGACCGCGGGCCCTTTGCGCACAACCGCGTCATCGACCTGTCCTGGGCGGCGGCGGCCAAGCTCGACCTGCTGCGCAACGTCGGCACCGTCGAGATCGAGCGCATCACCGAAGACGAAATCCGCAGCGGCCGCTGGAAGGCCGGTGCCGATGCGGCCGATGCCCCGGTGACCTACGAGATCGCCGGCGGTGAACGCCTGGGCAACACCAACCTGGCCCAGCTCGCCAGGCTCGGCCCCTTCGCCCCACTCGCCCCGGCCGCCCGCAAGCCGGCCGGCAAGGCCGCCAAGGCAGGCAAGGCCGGCCCGGCGGGTACGCCCGAGCCCACCGGCGCGCCGGACGGGATCCCCGAGGCCACGCTGGCCCTGGCCACCCCCGCCGCAATCACCTCCGCCGCCACCACCACCGCACCGGCCGCAACTCCGGCCGCCGCCAGCGCCGCCCTGAAAACGCTGCGCAGCGAGCGCGCCGGCACCCAGGCCGCACGCGGCTGGTGGCTGCAGCTGGGCGCCTTCAAGAGCCAGGACAGCGCCGACGGCTTCTACCAGCGCCTGGGCGGCCTGCTCAAGGGGCTGGACCCGCTGCTGACCATGTTCCAGGAAACCCAGCAGCACATGGTGCAGGCCGGCCCCTTCGACACCCGCGAGGAAGCCGCCCGCTTCGGCACCCGCCTGCGCGAACTGCTCACCGGCCTGACGCCCACGCTGGTCGAGCGCAAGTGACCTCTGCGCCGTCAGGCGCAACGGGGGTGGTTCAAATCACGATCGGCTCGGGTTCGAGCCGGATGCCGAACCGGCCGTAGACGCTCTCCTGGATCGCCCGCGCCAGCGTCATCACCTCGCCCCCGCGCGCCCCGCCACGGTTGACCAGCACCAGCGCCTGCCGCTCGTACACGCCCGCGGCGCCCACGCTCTTGCCCTTCCAGCCGCAGGCGTCGATCAGCCAGCCGGCCGCCAGCTTGAACTGGCCGTCCGCCATCGGGTAGTGCACCAGGTGCGGGTCGCGCGCGATGATGTCGCGGCACTGCTCGGGCGTGACCACCGGGTTCTTGAAGAAGCTGCCGGCGTTGCCGATCACCGCCGGGTCGGGCAGCTTGGCACGGCGGATCTCGCAGACCCAGTCGAACACCTGCCGCGCGCTCGGCAGCCGACCCTCGATGAAGCCGGCGTCCTCGCACTTGCGCTGCAGGTCCAGGTACTCCAGCACCGGCCGCCAGGGCCGCGGCAGGCGCAGGCGCACCCGCGTGATCACGCTCTTGCCGGCCAGGTCCTGCTTGAACACGCTGTCGCGGTAGCCGAATCGGCAGCGCATGCGGTCCAGCGTGATCGCCCGGCCCGAGACCAGGTCCACCGCGTCGAGCGAATCGAAGCGGTCCGCCAGCTCCAGCCCGTAGGCGCCGATGTTCTGCACCGGCGCTGCGCCCACCGTGCCGGGGATCAGCGCCAGGTTCTCCAGCCCGCCCAGGCCCTGGTCGAGCGTCCAGGCCACCAGGTCGTGCCAGCGCTCGCCCGCCCCGGCCTCGACGATCACCGCGTCGGCGCGCTCTTCCACGATGCGCAGGCCGCGGATCTCCACCTTCAGCACGGTGGCCGCCAGGTCGCGGGTGAACACGATGTTGCTGCCGCCGCCCAGGATGAACTTGGGCGAGCGGCCCAGCTCGGGGTGGTCGACGACGCGGCGCACGTCGGCCGCCTCCTCGATGTGCACGAGGGTGGCCGCCACCGCGGGCAGGCCGAAGGTGTTGCAGTCCTGGAGATTAACGCCGGTTTCGATGCGCATGGCAGAATTTTCACCGATCCCACACCAAGCCCCTCCAGGGCAGAGAGCCGCACCATGCCCAGCTTCGACACCGTCCTCGAACCCAACCTCGTCGAGGTCAAGAACGCCATCGATCAGTCCAACAAAGAAATCGGCACCCGCTTCGACTTCAAGGGCAGCGACGCCCGCATCGAGCAGAAGGACAAGGAGCTGACGCTGCATGCCGACAACGACTTCCAGCTCCAGCAGGTCACCGACATCCTGCTGGCCAAGATGAGCAAGCGCGGCGTGGACATCCGCTTCCTGGACACCAGCGCCAAGCCCGAGAAGATGAGCCACGACAAGCTCAAGCAGAAGGTGATCGTCAAGGCCGGCATCGAGAGCGACGTGGCCAAGAAGATCCAGAAGGCCATCAAGGACAGCAAGATGAAGGTCCAGGCCAGCATCCAGGGCGACACCGTGCGCGTCACCGGCGCCAAGCGCGACGACCTGCAGGCCGCGATGGCGCTGCTGAAGAAGGAGATCGACGACATGCCGCTGAGCTTCAACAACTTCAGGGATTGAGGGGCGGAAGCTCTTCGCCGAAAAAATCCTGCCGGAAGCGCCCGATCTGGTGCATGCGCTCGTGCAGGATCGTCACGATGCCGATGTCGCCGTCCGACAGCCACTTCCAGTACATGAAGTGGCGCTCGTAGCGAAAGAAGAAACCTTCCACGCCGAACTCCGCCGGCACGGGCCGAGAGGCCACGCCACGGGACTCGATGCGCTCGAAGGCCTCGAACAGCCCAGTGATGTAGCGCTCGGCTTGGGCGTCTCCCCAGCGATCACGCGTGTAGCGATAGATCTCATCCAGCCGCCAGGACGCCGCCTCCTGGATACGGATCGCCGGCATCGCTCAAGCCCCTTTCGGGCCTGAGCGGGCGTTGCGCGCCAGCACATCCGCAGCCGTCAAGGGTCGGTAAGCGGACTCCGGTGCGGCAAAGGCGTGGGCCAGTTCGGCCCGCAGCCGCTCGAAGTTCGCTTGCTCGGAGCGCTCCATGTCACGCCGGATGAGGTCGCGCAGGTACTCGCTCACGTTGTCGTAGGCGCCGTTTTCACTCACATTGGCAGCGACAAAGTCGCTGAGCGTGGCGTTGAGGCGCACGGTCATCGTGGTGGTCTGGGTCATGGCGGAGTCTGCCTCTGGGTGAGCGATGTCTTCAATATACTGAAATATCAATACAGACGCCGGGTTGAATCCTTCGCCCGAACCTACCGCTCCCCCTTCGCCTCCCACGCCACCCGCCGCGCAAACGCCTTCGAGCGCCAGCGGATCATCCGCCGCCACGGCTCGAACCAGCCGACCCGCCGCCACCCCGGCCCGCGCTGCGCCGGGCTGGCGTCCGGCCACCAGGGAATCGGTAGCCAGTCGTGGTCGGCATCGTCACGCAGCTCACGCGCGTTGTTGATCCAGCTGTCCAGCCGCTCGAAGGGCTCGCGCGTCTCCAGACGCCAGCGGCACCAGGTGTCGTCGATGTGGGTCACGTCGCGCCAGCCGGCCCAGATCACCGCCTTCGCCTCGCTCCACTCGACGCCTCGCTGAGCGGCGATGCGGCACAGCCGCGCTCGGATCACCTCCACCGCCTGGCGGACCTCGTCGGGCCACTGCGGCGCATCCGGGTGCACCGGTTCGGCCAGCCAGTCCAGCTCCATCGGGTGCTCACGGTGCCAGGAGAAGTGAACCAGCTTGCCGGCCCTGCGGCTGAACAGCAGGGTACTCAGGTCCCGCGCGGCCCCGTGCAGCCAGCCCTTGGGCCGATCGAACCACAGCGCCGGCTGCACACCCAGGCCGTGCGCCCGCTCCAGGTGCCGCGCCAGCGACCGCAGCAGGGGCGCGCTGTCGGCCTGCAGGCGCCAGCGCAGATCCTCGCGCGCCGCCACCACGCGCCGCAAGGTGTAGTAAGCGGCCGGGAAGTCGCTGTCGTCCTTCTGCCCTTCCCAGGGCTGCAGCCACAGCAGGGGCCATTGCGGGTCGATGCCGGCCGGCAGCTCGGCCCGCGCCCGTGCCAGCCCCACCAGCGCGGCCGGGCTGCGCCACTGCCAGATCCGCGTGGCCCAGGCCGCCAGGCGGCGGCGACGGCGCGCCGTTTCCTCACCCGCCGGCGCCTGCACCGGCTGCTTGCGCACATCTCCCGCCGTCCGGGGTGCATCCGGGCGGGCGACCAGCGAGCCGGTCCAGGCCATCCAGGCCGGCAGGGCCAGCGCCGGCCCCCGGAACAGCGGGTGCAGCACCTCGCAGCGCATCGGCGCGGCGCCCAGCGCCTCGCGCTCGACCAGCCGCTGTGCCAGCAGCCGCAGGTGCCCGGCCCGGCGCGCAGCCACGCAGGCCTGCCAGCGGCGCCGCAGCGCCTCGTCCAACCCTGCGTCGTCGAGCTGCCAGGGGCTGAAGGGGCGATCCAGGCGCTCCCGGGCGCGGTCGTGCAGCCGGCAGGCGCGCTCCCACTCCTCGAGTGCAATGCGCCGAAGCGCCGGGAAGTCACCGTCCGCATACACCAGCAGCTCGCCATCGACGCGACGAACCACGGCCACCGGGGTATCGAAGGGCGCCAGGATGCAAGGCGTGCCGTGCGCCAACCCAGGGGTGTCCGCCAGCCTCCCGACAAATTCGATCCGCCCCAGCGCGCTCAGCTTTCCCCAGTACGGGTCGGACGAATCGCCACAGGTCACCGTGTCCCCAACCTGCCACTCCCACGCTTCGTTCATGTGCATCTCCCGCGTCGTGTTGCTTCGAAACCGGATTCTTCCGCAGCACTGGCTCACCTGGTGAGCCCATCGAGGCACAGACTGGTCACAGTCCACCACAAACCGCCATGAACACCCATCCACCCCGCTTCACCCGCCAGCGCATCGACTCGCCGCATGTCATCACCTTCTGCGCCGAGATGGGCGCGCTGCTGCTGGCCGCCCGGGCACGCCAGCGCAACCCGCAACGCGGCGCAGCGCGTGAGACCGCCCGGGACCCGGCGCAGCGGTTGAACGGCGACATCGCCGAGCTGATGCAGGCCGTGAAGACCTACGCCGAGACGATGCAACGCATCCGCAGCCGCATCCTGGCGCCCGAGATCGCCTTGTCCGGCGAGCCGCAGGCCACCTTCGACCAGTGCCGGCTTGCACTTTCTTTCTGGCAACACCGCAGTGAACGCGCTCGCGCCGAACAATGGCGCGAGCGCAGCGACCCGGCCCCCTTCGCCCTGGCCGCCTGCTGGGACAGCCTGATCGCCCAGGCGCTGGACGGCCTGGAAGGCGCTGGACGGCAGGAAGCGCACCGACCGGCTCGAAGAGGCCCGCGCCGAGCTGCGGCGCTTCCACCACCGGCTGTGCACCCTGCGCGTGCTGGACCCGGCCTGCGGCAGCGGCAACTTCCTGTACGTGACGCTGGAGCACCTCAAGCGCCTGGAGGCCGAGGTGCTGGATGCGCTGGCCGCCCTGGGCGACACGCAGAGCCGCCTGGGCCTGGAGGGCGAGACGGTGACGCTGCAGCAGTTCCTGGGCATCGAGCTGAACCCGCGCGCGGCGGCGCTGGCCGAGCTGGTGCTGTGGATCGGCTGGCTGCAGTGGCAGATCCGCAGCTTCGGCAACCAGAGCGTGGCCGAGCCGGTGGTGCACGACTACCGCAACATCGAATGCCGGGATGCGGTGCTGGCCTGGGACGCGCAGGAGCCGGCCTGCGGGGCGGACGGGAAGTTGTTGACGCGCTGGGATGGCCGCACGAAGAAGCGCCATCCGGTCACCGGCAAGGAGGTGCCGGACGAGGCGGCGCAGGTGCCGCAGTGGCGCTACCTGAACCCACGTGCCGCCGATTGGCCGCAGGCCGACTTCATCATCGGCAACCCGCCCTTCATCGGCGCCGGGCCGATGCGCGAGTCGCTGGGCGACGGCTACGTGGAGGCCCTGCGCGCCAGCTGGCCGGCCGTGCCCGACAGCGCCGACTTCGTGATGTTCTGGTGGGCCAAGGCCGCCGCCGAGGTGCGCGCCGGGCGGGCGCAGCGGCTGGGGCTGATCACCACCAAGGCCATCTGGCAGACCTTCAACCGCCGTGTGGTGGAGGCGGCGCTGGCCAGTGATGTCGCCCATCTCACTTTTGCGATTCCCAACCACCCCTGGGTGGACAGCGCCGACGGCGCGGCGGTGCGCATCGCGATGACGGTGCTGGCGCCCGGCGCTGCCCCCGGCAAGCTGGTGACGGTCACCGCCGAGCACGAAACCGACAGCGGCGAGGTACAGGTCGAGCTGGCCGAGCGCAGTGGCGTTCTGCACGCCGACCTGCACATCGGCGCGAACGTGACCGCCGCCCGGCCGCTGCGCGCCAACTTGGGCATCTCCTCGCGCGGCGTTTCGTTGCACGGTGCGGGCTTCATCGTGACACCAGCGGAGGCACTGGCCCTGCTGCCAGGCGCCAGCTTGGCAAATGAGGGTTTACCCCCCCCCCCGCAATTCCAGCGTCATTCGCGCATACCGCAACGGCCGGGACCTGACCGACCGGCCGCGCGGTGTGCAGGTGATCGATCTGTTCGGGCTCACGGCTGAAGACGTGCGCTCCCGCTACCCGGCGGTCTACCAGTGGGTCGCGGAACGAGTGAAGCCGGAGCGGGATGCCAAGGCGCAGAGCAAGGACGGCGCCGCCTACGCTCGGCTGTGGTGGCTGTTCGGCAAGCCGCGCCAGGAACTGCGTGCGTATCTCTCCGGTTTGCCGCGCTACATCGCCACCGTCGAAACCTCCAAGCACCGACACTTCCAGTTCCTCAGCATGGACGTGCTGCCGGACAACAAGCTGGTTGCCATCGCGCTGAGTGACGCGCTGCACCTGGGCGTGCTATCCAGCGCCGTGCACGTCGACTGGGCGCTGGCCACCGGCAGCCGGCTGGGCGTCGGCAACGACCCGGTCTACGTCAAGACACGCTGCCTGGAGACCTTCCCGTTCCCGGACGCCACCGACGACGACACCGGCCTGACGCCCGCGCTGGCCGAGCGCATCCGCACGCTGGCCGAGCAGATCGACGCGCACCGCAAGGCGCGGCAGGCGGCGCACGAAGCGGTCACCCTCACCGGCCTGTACAACGTGCTGGCCAAGCTACGCCGCGGCGAGGCGCTGACCGCCAAGGAGAAGGCGCTGCACAGCCAGGGCCTGGTCGGCGTGCTGCAAAGCCTGCACGACGAGCTGGACGCCGCGGTGCTCGCCGCCTACGGCTGGAGCGACCTGGGCCCCGTGCCCTGGTCCGACGACGCCGCCCACGCCGCCTGGACCGAGGCGCTGCTGGAGCGGCTGGTGGCGCTGAACGCGCGCCGCGCCGCCGAGGAGGCCGCGGGAACGGTGCGCTGGCTGCGCCCGGACTCCCAGAACCCGCAGCGCTACAGCGCCGCGGCCGGCGTGGACCCCGCACCGACCGAGCAGCCGGCACTGATCGAGCCGGCGCAGGAGGCAGCCGACCCGGACGAAACCACCGCCGCCACCCCAGCCGCCACCCCGGCCGCAAACGCCGCAGCCCCCGCCCGCCAGCCCTGGCCGAGCGACCTCAAGGCCCAGCTGCGCGCCGTGGCCGAACTGCTCGCCGCCAGCCCCGCCGGCCTGAGCGAGGCGCAGATCGCCGAACGCTTCACCGCCCGCGGCGCCTGGAAGAAGCGCCTGGCCGACGTGCTGGCCACGCTGGAAGCGGTGGCGCGGGCGCGCTGCGAGGACGGGCGCTGGCGGGGGGTGTGAGGGCGACCGGAAGAAAACCCAAGCGCTCAGGTTCCTGATAGCATGCCGACGATCCTGCTGATCAACGGGCTGCGGGTCACGATCTACCCCGCCGACCACCGCCCCGCGCACGTCCACGTGATCGGGCGCGGCTGCGAGGCGGTGTTCAAGCTCAACTGCCCCTTCGGCCCGCCGCAACTGCGTGAGAACCAGGGTTTTTCCCGCAAGGAACTGTCCGCCATCGCCACGGCACTGCTCGACGCACTGATGCCGCTGTGCACAGCCTGGAGCCATCTGCATGGAGATTTCTGAAGCTGACTTCGCCGCCGCCAATGCCCGCGCGGCTGAGCGAATGGCCCACGACACCCGCGCCGTGGCGGCACGCTACGACCGCCGCACCGCGCGGCTTGTGATCA
The Sphaerotilus microaerophilus DNA segment above includes these coding regions:
- the murB gene encoding UDP-N-acetylmuramate dehydrogenase, encoding MRIETGVNLQDCNTFGLPAVAATLVHIEEAADVRRVVDHPELGRSPKFILGGGSNIVFTRDLAATVLKVEIRGLRIVEERADAVIVEAGAGERWHDLVAWTLDQGLGGLENLALIPGTVGAAPVQNIGAYGLELADRFDSLDAVDLVSGRAITLDRMRCRFGYRDSVFKQDLAGKSVITRVRLRLPRPWRPVLEYLDLQRKCEDAGFIEGRLPSARQVFDWVCEIRRAKLPDPAVIGNAGSFFKNPVVTPEQCRDIIARDPHLVHYPMADGQFKLAAGWLIDACGWKGKSVGAAGVYERQALVLVNRGGARGGEVMTLARAIQESVYGRFGIRLEPEPIVI
- a CDS encoding alkene reductase — protein: MTAALFSPFHSTHLDLPHRVVMAPLTRNRAPGQVPNEAMVEYYRQRANPDSGAALIVSEGTPISPLAHGYLDTPGIYTPEQVAGWRRVTDAVHAEGGKIVTQIWHVGRISHSSLLPGGAQPVSATARAAQSKTYIAGGFADVSAPRALRTEEIAGIVADYAHAARCAVEAGFDGVEIHGANGYLVEQFLRDRINDRTDAYGGAIANRVRFLAEVMQAVVGAIGAARTAIRLSPVTPANDAALDSDPQALFNAVGDMLGELGLLYVHVVEGQTGGARDYAPFDYAALRQRCRSTWMVNNGYDLAMAEAAVAEGRADLVAFGKAFIANPDLTLRLRQGAPLNNVNSDTLYGGGTAGYLDYPRWQPAA
- a CDS encoding right-handed parallel beta-helix repeat-containing protein — protein: MGCPMTPPPPPSPRLQALRGLFIATQAAVLVTLAACGGGGGSADAPADPAPTPSPSPTPSPGPAPSPGPSPSPGPSPGPSPTPPPPPSSDPADTSVAGAVTTPNPTLQNLTVEWAFTGDANANAVVNVRHRPVGSSSWSTGAPLRRVAAGSAGGFSWATRHSGSVFDLQPGTSYEVELSLVDPDGGSATRSVTVATRAVPQPLAGGTIKAVTPATFNSVMAGAQPGDILELGAGTYASPSVEKDGTAARPLVIRAAAGAAAGSVVISGDLTLIGRQHLQLRGLTVNGRIRINQSLGIAVVGNTVNAQASVNDGNGIVMLSPSEDCYIADNTVVGTTAWNEAAYGTNGNNRGEGILVNGPGHVVMNNRVRGFRDGISTTELSEASRQYSIDILNNDISETADDAIEADYCFHNCRVMRNRITNTFTAVSSQPGLGGPTWFIRNVIYNAAYVAFKLHNTSYGDVLLHNTVVKNGDAFSSYPGVPIYHLLSRNNLFIGGAGGTWAGYSSGTGRVINMAYVDVASSSLDYDALGSTLGSFDAWLGSTRTSTLAALRAQTSEKNAVQVDLGTFAASIPFPALPTTLFAVPDLRLRAGGGAVDVGQVLPGINDGYAGTRPDAGAYELGAALPVYGPRL
- a CDS encoding septal ring lytic transglycosylase RlpA family protein — protein: MSPRLTTPPSLAARHRRLPWLAQLTLALVTWAGPGWAAPADEASAAPPPAANRLLDAPDPEPVVEPIRSGGPNKPYAVGDQIYVPDTEDRADRQVGLASWYAHKFHGRRTASGEVYNLWGMTAAHVTLPIPSYARIRNPKNGRTVIVRINDRGPFAHNRVIDLSWAAAAKLDLLRNVGTVEIERITEDEIRSGRWKAGADAADAPVTYEIAGGERLGNTNLAQLARLGPFAPLAPAARKPAGKAAKAGKAGPAGTPEPTGAPDGIPEATLALATPAAITSAATTTAPAATPAAASAALKTLRSERAGTQAARGWWLQLGAFKSQDSADGFYQRLGGLLKGLDPLLTMFQETQQHMVQAGPFDTREEAARFGTRLRELLTGLTPTLVERK
- a CDS encoding right-handed parallel beta-helix repeat-containing protein, whose translation is MHPIALASSTRPRLGLLQLALVGALASLAACGGGTDSTAEADAPTTATTANAPADDSRATAEDYGSGRDAAAAESDTAQLTVAADTTGSTATSADTGGTMSALAVDPAYVSVPGTITLPNPTLQNLTVEWAFTGDANKSAVVNVRYRKTGTTAWTVGAPLRRIQAASTSGFSWATRHSGSVFDLQPGTSYDLELALVDADGGSTTRTVTVATRAVPQPMAGAPIKAATTANYKTVLAAAVPGDIIELAAGSYAAFSLTKDGTEAKPIVVRPKTGLAKGSVIVNGELSLISRKYVQIRGLTVNGRIRFNSSLGVAIVGNTVNAQRSVGDGDGIVTWNASENAYIADNTVNGTTVWANSSLGVNGDNWGEGILVSGPGHVIMNNRVKGFRDGISFLEGTEAVKQYSIDVLNNDISETADDAIEADFCHHNCRIMRNRLTNTFIAMSSQPGLGGPTWFIRNVAYNVAHVGFKLYRTSYGDVLLHNTIVKNGDAFGAYPGVPIYNLLSRNNLFIGGPGGTWGGYSSGSGRVIDQYYLDTASSSIDYDALGSTLGTFNAQVGSLRTSTLADLRAKTTEKNAVQVGLTAFAATVAFPAAAMTQFTAPDLRLRAGGGATDVGQVLPGINDGFTGTKPDAGAYEYGTALPVYGPRI
- a CDS encoding YajQ family cyclic di-GMP-binding protein, whose amino-acid sequence is MPSFDTVLEPNLVEVKNAIDQSNKEIGTRFDFKGSDARIEQKDKELTLHADNDFQLQQVTDILLAKMSKRGVDIRFLDTSAKPEKMSHDKLKQKVIVKAGIESDVAKKIQKAIKDSKMKVQASIQGDTVRVTGAKRDDLQAAMALLKKEIDDMPLSFNNFRD